From the genome of Nodosilinea sp. PGN35, one region includes:
- a CDS encoding DUF262 domain-containing protein encodes MKTAPTNKKVRELISLVKEGKLIPRPEFQRRLVWSRDDKNHFLDTVLRGYPFPEIYFADGDVDLETGEGTQLLVDGLQRVSTLIQYFDGDPDLRLTTIKGYKELDQDGKRAFLQYDVAVRDLGSLSRDEIIEVFRRLNATKYSLLDIEVNNAVYAGKLKSFCEDFAQSSFFEQHKVFNALDYKRMGDLRFALSIVATMLQGYFNRDDAFEELLSRYNDDFPVADVISARITDTIDFIEECGFPPKSRVWKKADLFTLFSEIDRALHLSKLNLQPNETVESLEDFYQKVEESSLSEKTIHGIYYKAAIQASNDRINRVRRGLIVDNVIRGLDEAAILVEFDSQKL; translated from the coding sequence ATGAAAACAGCGCCAACCAATAAAAAAGTAAGAGAATTAATATCTTTAGTGAAGGAAGGCAAGCTTATTCCTCGTCCCGAATTTCAACGAAGACTTGTTTGGTCGAGAGACGACAAAAATCATTTTCTTGACACTGTTTTGCGTGGCTATCCGTTTCCAGAAATTTACTTTGCTGATGGAGATGTAGACCTCGAAACAGGTGAGGGAACACAACTCTTAGTTGATGGTCTCCAACGAGTCAGTACCCTTATTCAATATTTTGATGGTGATCCCGATCTTAGGCTCACCACTATAAAAGGCTACAAAGAACTCGATCAAGATGGCAAGAGAGCATTCCTGCAATATGATGTAGCCGTTCGCGATCTCGGATCGCTTTCGAGGGATGAAATTATTGAAGTTTTCAGAAGGCTTAATGCAACCAAATACTCACTTTTGGATATCGAGGTCAACAATGCGGTATATGCCGGAAAGCTGAAGTCTTTCTGTGAGGATTTTGCTCAATCCAGTTTTTTTGAGCAACATAAAGTTTTTAATGCCCTTGACTACAAAAGAATGGGTGACCTCAGATTTGCTCTCTCTATCGTTGCAACGATGCTCCAAGGATACTTCAACAGAGATGACGCCTTTGAAGAGCTACTAAGTCGATATAATGATGATTTTCCTGTGGCAGATGTAATTAGTGCCAGAATAACGGATACTATAGATTTCATTGAGGAATGTGGATTCCCGCCTAAGTCAAGGGTTTGGAAGAAGGCAGATTTGTTCACATTGTTTTCTGAAATAGATCGTGCACTTCATCTGAGTAAATTAAACTTGCAACCAAATGAAACGGTAGAATCTCTCGAGGATTTTTACCAGAAAGTAGAAGAATCTAGCCTAAGCGAGAAAACTATTCATGGGATTTACTACAAGGCAGCTATTCAGGCGTCGAATGACCGAATTAATAGAGTCCGTCGCGGCCTGATTGTTGACAATGTAATCCGTGGTCTAGATGAAGCGGCGATTTTGGTTGAATTTGACTCTCAAAAATTATAA
- a CDS encoding L,D-transpeptidase: MRTWNQLFGLMSFVAAAGLAPYAIGGLLQNQPYASASSIFTSPTIFADSTRAAEEVVWLEISLSQRRVTLYEGTKRVEQYPIGIGRAGWETPVGTFRVRQMQEDPIWIHPFTDERIPNNDSRNPLGTRWVGFWTDGHVWVGLHGTSAPSSVGTAASHGCIRMHNADVEALFARIELGTPVRVVP; this comes from the coding sequence ATGAGAACGTGGAATCAACTGTTTGGCCTCATGAGCTTTGTGGCGGCGGCGGGGCTAGCGCCCTACGCCATTGGGGGTCTGCTTCAAAACCAGCCCTACGCCTCAGCATCCTCTATCTTTACGTCTCCTACGATCTTTGCCGACTCAACTAGAGCCGCTGAAGAAGTTGTTTGGTTAGAGATTAGCCTCAGCCAGCGCCGAGTTACCCTTTACGAGGGAACCAAGCGCGTTGAGCAATACCCAATCGGTATTGGCAGAGCTGGATGGGAAACACCTGTCGGTACGTTTCGAGTGCGCCAAATGCAAGAAGATCCTATCTGGATCCATCCCTTCACCGACGAGCGGATTCCAAATAATGACTCACGCAATCCTCTGGGCACACGGTGGGTTGGTTTTTGGACCGATGGCCATGTTTGGGTAGGCCTGCATGGCACCTCTGCCCCGTCCTCCGTAGGAACCGCAGCCTCCCACGGCTGCATTCGCATGCACAATGCGGATGTAGAGGCTCTATTTGCCCGCATTGAATTGGGCACCCCGGTCAGAGTTGTGCCCTAG
- a CDS encoding L,D-transpeptidase, with translation MLNRLINLTGLALVLSLTVPVAHQARSSYWPNATRSPVSEPEATGQFSNPLPQTAVLLSESSQALSAQADAVTPATDSTLALAPAAEDVRLEIHLRRREVLVYQGETVTNRYPVGVGRAGWETPVGTFQVRQMREHPTWISPFNGQRIPGGDARNPLGTRWIGFWTDGNNWIGFHGTRNPATVGRNSSHGCLHMHRADLEALYQQVRLGTAVTVRH, from the coding sequence ATGCTAAACCGCCTCATCAATCTCACCGGGCTAGCTTTGGTGCTGAGCTTAACCGTGCCTGTGGCCCATCAGGCTCGCTCTAGTTATTGGCCCAATGCCACCAGGAGCCCTGTCTCTGAACCAGAGGCGACAGGCCAATTTTCTAACCCGCTGCCTCAGACAGCGGTGTTGCTGAGCGAAAGCAGTCAAGCGCTCTCTGCCCAGGCCGATGCGGTCACTCCTGCGACCGACTCAACTCTGGCGCTGGCCCCAGCGGCAGAAGATGTGCGCTTAGAAATTCATCTACGGCGACGTGAAGTTCTAGTGTACCAGGGTGAAACTGTTACCAATCGCTATCCCGTTGGGGTGGGCCGGGCCGGCTGGGAAACTCCAGTCGGCACATTTCAAGTGCGGCAGATGCGCGAGCACCCCACCTGGATCAGTCCATTCAATGGACAACGAATTCCCGGCGGCGATGCCCGTAATCCCCTGGGCACGCGGTGGATTGGTTTCTGGACAGACGGCAACAACTGGATTGGGTTCCACGGCACTCGCAACCCTGCAACGGTGGGCAGAAATTCATCCCACGGCTGTCTCCACATGCACAGAGCCGATCTTGAAGCGCTATATCAGCAGGTCAGGCTAGGTACTGCCGTTACCGTAAGGCATTAA
- the aat gene encoding leucyl/phenylalanyl-tRNA--protein transferase, which translates to MTFLKYDLDAIIRGYSQGYFLMADGEGDDLGWYASRQRTLIPLDDRFRYPRSLRRSLNQNRFRVAVNQAFEEVVSGCADRDTTWISSELKQVYSELHQAGWAYSFETWQGDELAGGILGLVIGGAFIGESMFFRISEGSKVAMVKLVEHLRQRHFALFDAQMMNPHLERFGAYVVGDREYKSQLKIALKQNCRFLDERSNV; encoded by the coding sequence GTGACCTTCCTCAAGTACGACCTAGATGCCATCATTCGCGGCTACTCCCAGGGGTATTTTTTGATGGCCGACGGCGAGGGCGATGACCTGGGCTGGTACGCCAGTCGCCAGCGCACGCTGATTCCCCTGGACGATCGCTTTCGCTATCCCAGGTCGCTGCGGCGATCGCTCAACCAAAACCGCTTTCGAGTCGCCGTCAATCAGGCCTTTGAGGAGGTGGTCAGCGGCTGTGCCGATCGCGATACCACCTGGATCTCAAGCGAACTCAAGCAGGTCTACAGCGAACTGCACCAGGCGGGCTGGGCCTACAGCTTTGAGACCTGGCAGGGCGACGAGCTGGCGGGGGGCATTTTGGGTTTAGTCATCGGCGGGGCGTTCATTGGTGAGTCGATGTTTTTTCGCATTTCTGAGGGCTCTAAGGTGGCCATGGTAAAGCTGGTGGAGCACCTGCGCCAGCGGCACTTTGCCCTGTTTGATGCCCAGATGATGAATCCGCATCTGGAGCGGTTTGGGGCCTATGTAGTGGGCGATCGCGAGTACAAGAGCCAGCTTAAAATCGCCCTTAAACAAAACTGTCGGTTTTTAGATGAACGTTCAAACGTTTGA
- a CDS encoding Uma2 family endonuclease: MTTLTLTLDPVVRLTRAQFYELCKVNHDIRLERSSTGDLILMPPTGWESGRQNSKLNLRVGTWAEQDGTGFVFDSSTGFSLPNGADRSPDVAWVEKTRIATLAPDPARFLPLAPDFVIELRSAADKLATLQHKMAEYRDCGVRLGWLIDPQEKRVEIYRLGRPTEYLSQPDQLSGEDVLPGFVLMLAEIWE, translated from the coding sequence ATGACGACCCTGACCCTAACCCTCGATCCTGTAGTGCGGCTCACCCGCGCACAGTTCTATGAGCTGTGCAAAGTTAACCACGACATTCGCCTTGAGCGCAGCAGTACAGGAGATTTAATTCTCATGCCACCCACAGGTTGGGAGTCTGGTCGTCAAAATTCTAAGCTCAACTTACGGGTGGGTACCTGGGCCGAACAAGATGGCACAGGCTTTGTTTTTGACTCTTCTACCGGGTTCTCGCTCCCCAATGGAGCCGATCGCTCGCCCGATGTCGCCTGGGTAGAAAAAACGCGCATTGCGACCCTGGCCCCAGACCCCGCCCGGTTCTTACCCCTGGCTCCCGACTTTGTGATCGAGCTGCGGTCAGCTGCCGATAAGCTAGCCACCCTACAGCACAAGATGGCCGAGTATCGCGACTGTGGGGTGCGGCTGGGCTGGCTGATTGACCCCCAGGAGAAACGGGTAGAAATCTATCGCCTAGGGCGACCTACCGAGTATCTCAGCCAGCCCGATCAGCTGTCTGGAGAAGATGTGCTGCCCGGCTTTGTGCTCATGCTGGCCGAGATCTGGGAATAG
- the rpsN gene encoding 30S ribosomal protein S14, with translation MAKKSMIARERKREKMVAQYAKKREALLEEFDKAANQQEKVAIHRKIQQLPRNSAPTRLHNRCWMTGRPRGYYRDFGLCRNKLREMAHQGLLPGVVKSSW, from the coding sequence ATGGCTAAGAAAAGCATGATTGCGCGGGAGCGCAAGCGGGAGAAAATGGTGGCGCAGTACGCTAAAAAGCGTGAGGCACTGCTGGAAGAGTTTGACAAGGCTGCCAACCAGCAGGAGAAGGTGGCTATTCACCGCAAGATTCAGCAACTTCCCCGCAACAGCGCGCCGACTCGCCTGCACAATCGCTGCTGGATGACCGGTCGCCCCCGTGGCTACTACCGTGACTTTGGCCTCTGCCGCAACAAGCTGCGCGAGATGGCTCACCAGGGCTTGTTGCCCGGCGTGGTGAAGTCGAGCTGGTAG